A single window of Rhodococcus jostii RHA1 DNA harbors:
- a CDS encoding helix-turn-helix domain-containing protein has product MTSLPPPDGDLVHGDGSDCRPANTPVLQPSLSRAGSTPQQRREVVRTTTLGTWIDTIRDTFVALDIDPAEPTHFTGAVHTRHFAHLMAADVTATSQSFRRTARLADRHPLDLMQIGMVVAGEGQLIQDGRTCILGPGDFALYETSRPFTWNLHPDWHLRVFTWPRASVSLTESQSQQLTARTVSSTSPVGQLLSPMLSRLLVADGEVSSGGAIGLAGGLADLAITAAQEECQPDDPDAAMRELYANMVQYIGQHLDDPDLSPSGIAKAFFVSTRTVHRVFARFDATAAATIREHRLEACRQAMVSPRNIPRSLTDIAAQFGFIDLSVFSRAFTATYGISPSRYREQHR; this is encoded by the coding sequence ATGACGTCGTTGCCACCGCCTGATGGCGACCTCGTGCATGGGGACGGCTCGGATTGCCGGCCCGCGAACACGCCGGTGCTGCAACCGTCACTGTCGCGCGCCGGGTCGACACCTCAGCAGCGCCGCGAGGTGGTTCGGACCACCACGCTCGGCACCTGGATCGACACGATCCGCGACACCTTCGTCGCGCTGGATATCGATCCCGCCGAGCCCACGCACTTCACCGGCGCGGTCCACACCCGGCATTTCGCGCACCTGATGGCTGCCGACGTCACCGCGACATCGCAATCCTTCCGCCGAACGGCGAGGCTTGCCGACCGCCACCCACTCGATTTGATGCAGATCGGCATGGTGGTCGCGGGTGAGGGTCAGCTCATCCAGGACGGACGTACCTGCATTCTCGGCCCGGGTGATTTCGCCCTCTACGAGACCTCACGACCCTTTACCTGGAACCTGCATCCGGACTGGCACCTGCGCGTGTTCACCTGGCCGCGCGCCTCGGTGTCGCTCACCGAGAGCCAGTCACAGCAGTTGACAGCGCGAACCGTCAGCTCCACTTCCCCTGTGGGACAGTTACTGTCACCAATGTTGTCCAGGCTCCTCGTCGCCGACGGGGAGGTCTCCTCCGGAGGCGCGATCGGGCTCGCCGGCGGTTTGGCCGACCTGGCCATCACCGCGGCGCAGGAGGAATGTCAGCCCGACGATCCAGATGCCGCCATGCGGGAGTTGTACGCGAACATGGTGCAGTACATCGGACAGCACCTCGACGACCCGGACCTGTCCCCGTCCGGGATCGCGAAGGCTTTCTTCGTCTCCACCAGAACCGTCCACAGAGTGTTCGCGCGCTTCGACGCAACCGCTGCTGCCACGATTCGCGAACACCGCCTCGAGGCCTGCCGCCAAGCGATGGTGTCCCCACGCAACATCCCCCGATCCCTGACCGACATCGCAGCCCAGTTCGGGTTCATCGATCTGTCCGTCTTCAGCAGAGCATTCACAGCGACCTACGGCATCAGTCCGAGCCGCTACCGCGAACAGCACCGATGA
- a CDS encoding phenylacetaldoxime dehydratase family protein, translating to MESAIGDHLTCPRSLTRRVPDDYQPPFPMWVGRADERLQQVVMAYLGVQFRGDEQRPAALAAMRDIVAGFDLDDGPLHHDLTHHADNQGYENLIVVGYWKDLAAHTRWIQGSAVADWWASDERLSEGLGYFREIVAPRAEQFETLYAFQDHLPGVGAVMDGISGEINEHGYWGSMRERFPISQNDWMQPSGDLRVISGNPAAGGRVVVQGHDNIALIRSGQDWKDAESEERALYLEEILPTLQQGMDFLRDNGESVGCYSNRFVRNIDLEGNYLDLSYNIGHWGSLDKLERWAESHPTHLRIFTTFFRVAAGLSKLRLYHEVSVFDACDQLYEYINCHPQTGMMRDAQPVKHARSTT from the coding sequence ATGGAATCTGCAATCGGCGACCATCTCACTTGCCCGCGGAGCCTGACTCGGCGTGTGCCCGACGACTACCAACCCCCTTTCCCCATGTGGGTGGGACGTGCTGACGAACGCCTACAGCAGGTGGTCATGGCGTATCTCGGCGTGCAGTTCCGCGGCGACGAGCAACGCCCGGCCGCGCTTGCGGCCATGCGCGACATCGTTGCCGGCTTCGATCTCGACGACGGCCCGTTGCACCACGACCTGACCCATCATGCGGACAATCAGGGCTACGAGAATCTGATTGTCGTAGGATACTGGAAAGACCTTGCTGCCCACACTCGTTGGATTCAAGGCTCTGCCGTCGCCGACTGGTGGGCATCAGATGAACGACTGTCCGAGGGACTTGGCTACTTCCGCGAGATCGTTGCCCCACGTGCCGAGCAATTCGAAACGCTCTACGCCTTTCAGGACCACCTCCCCGGTGTCGGCGCTGTCATGGACGGGATCAGCGGCGAGATCAACGAACACGGGTACTGGGGTTCGATGCGCGAACGTTTCCCGATCTCCCAGAATGACTGGATGCAGCCCTCGGGCGACCTGCGGGTGATCAGCGGCAATCCCGCTGCCGGTGGCCGTGTCGTGGTACAAGGCCACGACAATATCGCGCTGATTCGGTCCGGCCAGGATTGGAAGGATGCCGAATCCGAAGAACGCGCCCTGTATCTCGAGGAAATCCTCCCGACCTTGCAGCAGGGCATGGATTTTCTTCGCGACAACGGCGAGTCGGTGGGCTGCTACAGCAACAGGTTCGTGCGCAACATCGATCTGGAAGGGAACTATCTCGATCTGAGCTACAACATCGGCCATTGGGGTTCGCTCGACAAACTCGAGCGCTGGGCAGAATCCCATCCGACCCACCTACGAATCTTCACCACCTTCTTCCGCGTCGCCGCCGGCCTGTCAAAACTTCGGCTCTATCACGAGGTCTCGGTGTTCGACGCCTGCGACCAGCTGTACGAGTACATCAACTGCCACCCCCAGACCGGCATGATGCGCGACGCCCAACCGGTCAAGCACGCGAGGAGCACCACCTGA
- a CDS encoding amidase codes for MTVIRPNDDAIGSAANRYGLHLDAATRQEFAGLVDGALGSYDVVDDLYADESFSAPSRDHATPDASDNPLGAWYVTTSISTATGGPLTGRRVAIKDNVTVAGVPMMNGSRSLEGFVPTRDATVVTRLLDAGATVAGKAVCEDLCFSGSSFTPATGPVRNPWDPDREAGGSSGGSAALVAAGDVDFAIGGDQGGSIRIPAAFCGVVGHKPTFGLVPYTGAFPIERTIDHLGPITRTVEDAALLLSVIAGRDGHDPRQPDNLVVDDYVSTLDTGTDGLRVGVVSQGFGHANSQPEVDDAVRAAAHRFTEAGGVVDEVSIPWHLHAFHVWNVIATDGGAYQMLDGNGYGLNADGLYDPELMAYFAQHRIQHADALSETVKLVALCGHHGVTALGGSSYGKARNLVPRARAAYDAALENYDVLVMPTLPYVASELPAQDVDRVTYVTKALGMIANTAPFDVTGHPALSVPAGLVNGLPVGMMVIGKRFDDATVLRAGHAFEQIRGAFPTASGQPATSARLSLA; via the coding sequence ATGACAGTCATCCGACCGAACGACGATGCAATCGGTTCTGCCGCAAATCGTTACGGCCTACATCTCGACGCTGCCACTCGGCAGGAGTTCGCAGGCCTGGTCGACGGCGCGCTCGGTTCGTACGATGTGGTCGACGACCTGTATGCGGACGAGAGTTTCTCGGCACCCTCCCGCGATCATGCGACACCCGATGCGAGCGACAATCCCTTGGGCGCATGGTATGTAACCACAAGTATCTCGACCGCGACGGGTGGGCCTCTGACCGGCCGGCGGGTGGCGATCAAAGACAACGTGACCGTCGCCGGCGTGCCCATGATGAACGGATCGCGATCGCTGGAGGGTTTCGTTCCCACCCGTGATGCAACCGTGGTCACCCGACTGCTCGATGCCGGCGCCACGGTGGCGGGCAAGGCGGTGTGTGAGGATCTGTGCTTTTCCGGTTCGAGCTTCACCCCGGCCACCGGTCCGGTGCGCAACCCGTGGGACCCTGACCGCGAGGCCGGTGGATCCTCCGGAGGCAGCGCAGCCCTCGTCGCGGCCGGCGATGTCGATTTCGCGATCGGCGGCGACCAGGGTGGGTCGATCCGCATTCCGGCCGCATTCTGCGGCGTAGTCGGCCACAAGCCCACGTTCGGGCTGGTCCCCTACACCGGCGCCTTCCCCATCGAGCGCACGATCGATCATCTCGGGCCCATTACCCGCACGGTCGAAGACGCCGCCCTGCTTCTGTCGGTGATCGCCGGCCGTGACGGCCACGATCCCCGCCAACCGGACAACCTCGTGGTGGATGACTATGTCTCGACCCTCGACACCGGGACCGACGGCCTGCGGGTCGGCGTCGTGAGTCAGGGATTCGGGCACGCGAACTCACAGCCGGAGGTCGATGATGCGGTCCGCGCGGCCGCACACCGCTTCACCGAGGCTGGCGGCGTGGTCGACGAGGTGAGCATTCCGTGGCATCTGCACGCGTTCCACGTGTGGAACGTGATCGCCACCGACGGCGGCGCCTATCAGATGCTCGACGGCAACGGCTACGGCCTCAACGCAGACGGCCTCTACGACCCCGAACTGATGGCGTACTTTGCGCAGCACCGCATCCAGCACGCTGATGCCCTGTCCGAAACCGTCAAACTCGTCGCCTTGTGCGGCCATCACGGTGTCACCGCGTTGGGCGGATCGAGCTACGGCAAGGCCCGCAACCTGGTACCGCGCGCTCGCGCCGCCTACGATGCGGCGCTGGAGAACTACGACGTCCTGGTCATGCCGACTCTGCCCTACGTTGCCTCCGAACTTCCGGCGCAGGATGTGGACCGAGTCACCTACGTCACCAAAGCCCTCGGAATGATCGCGAACACCGCCCCATTCGATGTCACCGGCCATCCGGCCCTGTCAGTGCCGGCAGGTCTGGTGAACGGTCTTCCCGTCGGAATGATGGTCATCGGGAAGCGATTCGACGACGCCACGGTCTTACGCGCCGGCCACGCATTCGAACAGATCCGCGGCGCCTTCCCCACGGCATCCGGCCAACCGGCTACCAGTGCACGTCTGAGTCTCGCCTGA
- the nthA gene encoding nitrile hydratase subunit alpha — MSATIEHTPDNAAPAQAPASDRAWALFRALDGKGLVPEGYTEGWKKTFEEDFSPKRGAELVARAWTDPEFRDLLLTDGTAAVDQYGYLGPQGEYIVALEDTPTLKNVIVCSLCSCTAWPILGLPPTWYKSFEYRARVVREPRKVLSEMGTDIPENVEIRVYDTTAETRYIVLPQRPAGTEGWSREQLQQIVTKDCLIGVAVPQVSAN; from the coding sequence ATGTCGGCAACGATCGAACACACACCAGACAACGCGGCACCAGCTCAAGCGCCGGCGTCGGATCGCGCGTGGGCCCTGTTCCGTGCGCTCGACGGAAAGGGCCTGGTCCCAGAGGGTTACACCGAAGGGTGGAAGAAGACCTTCGAGGAGGATTTCAGCCCGAAACGCGGCGCCGAACTCGTCGCGCGAGCCTGGACCGACCCGGAATTCCGCGACCTGCTCCTCACCGACGGCACCGCGGCCGTGGACCAGTACGGATATCTGGGACCGCAGGGCGAATACATCGTGGCGCTCGAAGACACCCCCACCCTCAAGAACGTCATCGTATGCTCCCTGTGCTCGTGCACCGCGTGGCCCATCCTCGGGTTGCCGCCGACCTGGTACAAGAGCTTCGAGTACCGTGCCCGCGTCGTCCGTGAACCTCGAAAAGTGCTGTCGGAGATGGGAACCGACATCCCGGAGAATGTCGAGATCCGTGTGTACGACACCACCGCCGAGACCCGCTACATCGTGCTCCCCCAACGGCCGGCCGGCACCGAAGGCTGGAGCCGAGAACAACTGCAGCAGATCGTGACCAAGGACTGCCTGATCGGGGTCGCAGTCCCGCAGGTCTCGGCCAACTGA
- the nthB gene encoding nitrile hydratase subunit beta, whose protein sequence is MDGVHDLAGVQGFGKVPHTVDADIGPTFHAEWEHLPYSLLFLGAADLGAFSVDEVRHVVERMEPRHYMMTPYYERYVIGVATLMVEKGILTHDELEVLAGGPFPLSRPAESEGRPARTDTITFEVGQRVRVRDEYVAGHIRMPAYCRGRVGTVTHRTGETWPFPDAIGHGRADAGEEPTYHVEFAAEDLFGDDTDAGSVVVDLFEGYLEPAA, encoded by the coding sequence ATGGATGGAGTACACGATCTCGCCGGTGTTCAAGGATTCGGCAAGGTGCCCCACACCGTCGACGCCGACATCGGCCCCACCTTCCACGCCGAGTGGGAACACCTCCCCTACAGCCTGCTCTTCCTCGGAGCGGCGGACCTGGGTGCATTCAGTGTCGACGAGGTCCGCCACGTCGTCGAACGGATGGAACCGCGCCACTACATGATGACGCCCTATTACGAGAGGTACGTCATCGGCGTTGCCACCCTCATGGTCGAGAAGGGAATCCTCACCCACGACGAGCTCGAAGTCCTCGCCGGGGGCCCGTTCCCCCTGTCCCGGCCGGCCGAGTCGGAGGGACGTCCTGCCCGCACCGACACGATCACTTTCGAGGTCGGGCAGCGTGTCCGGGTCCGCGACGAATACGTTGCCGGTCATATCCGGATGCCCGCCTACTGCCGCGGCAGGGTCGGTACCGTCACCCACCGCACCGGCGAGACATGGCCGTTCCCCGACGCCATCGGCCACGGCCGCGCTGACGCCGGGGAGGAACCGACCTACCACGTCGAGTTCGCGGCCGAGGACCTGTTCGGAGACGACACCGACGCCGGCAGCGTCGTAGTCGACCTGTTCGAGGGGTACCTCGAACCGGCAGCCTGA
- the zigA gene encoding zinc metallochaperone GTPase ZigA — MADTRLPVTVLSGFLGAGKTTLLNQVLRNREGRRVAVIVNDMSEINIDSAEVEREISLSRSQEKLVEMTNGCICCTLREDLLAEISALAADGRFDYLLIESSGISEPLPVAETFTFIDTDGHALADIARLDTMVTVVDAHSFLHDYQTGGRIEADAPDDERDISDLLVDQIEFADVILVSKADLVTSDHLTELTAVLRSLNPTARIQSTSHGQIPLDTILDTGLFSLEKAAQAPGWLQELQGEHTPETEEYGISSVVYRERAPFHPGRLHQFLTSEWANGRLLRAKGYYWNASRFTEIGSISQAGHLIRHGYVGRWWKFLPETYWPEDDYRRAGILDKWEEPVGDCRQELVFIGQGIDPDTLRHRLDACLLTTAEIELGPDTWTAWPDPLGDGQTDQVISTVARTNPV; from the coding sequence ATGGCCGACACACGACTTCCCGTGACCGTGCTGTCAGGATTTCTGGGTGCAGGAAAAACCACCCTCCTCAACCAGGTCCTGCGCAACCGGGAGGGACGGCGGGTGGCCGTCATCGTCAACGACATGAGCGAGATCAACATCGACAGCGCCGAAGTCGAACGGGAGATCTCACTGAGCCGCTCACAAGAGAAACTCGTCGAGATGACCAACGGCTGTATCTGCTGCACCCTGCGCGAGGACCTACTCGCGGAAATCAGTGCATTGGCCGCCGATGGACGATTCGACTACCTCCTGATCGAATCGTCCGGCATCTCCGAGCCGCTACCGGTCGCTGAAACGTTCACCTTCATCGACACCGACGGACACGCTCTGGCAGATATCGCCCGCCTGGACACCATGGTGACCGTCGTCGACGCCCACAGCTTCCTCCACGACTACCAGACGGGCGGTCGCATCGAGGCCGACGCACCCGACGACGAACGCGACATCTCCGACCTGCTGGTCGATCAGATCGAATTCGCCGATGTCATCTTGGTCAGCAAAGCCGACCTCGTCACGTCGGATCACCTGACCGAACTGACCGCAGTCCTGCGCTCACTCAACCCCACTGCCCGCATACAGTCGACGTCCCACGGCCAGATCCCCCTCGACACCATCTTGGACACCGGCCTGTTCTCGTTGGAGAAGGCCGCCCAGGCACCCGGATGGCTCCAAGAACTCCAGGGGGAACACACCCCCGAGACCGAGGAATACGGAATCAGTTCCGTCGTCTACCGTGAACGTGCCCCCTTCCACCCCGGGCGGCTGCACCAGTTCCTCACCAGCGAATGGGCCAACGGGCGTCTCCTGCGCGCCAAAGGCTATTACTGGAATGCAAGCCGATTCACCGAGATCGGCAGCATTTCCCAGGCCGGCCACCTGATCCGACACGGCTACGTCGGACGTTGGTGGAAGTTCCTGCCCGAAACCTACTGGCCTGAGGACGACTACCGCCGTGCGGGAATTCTCGACAAATGGGAAGAACCAGTTGGTGACTGCCGTCAGGAACTGGTCTTCATCGGCCAAGGAATCGACCCCGACACACTGCGCCACCGACTCGACGCTTGTCTGCTGACCACCGCCGAGATCGAACTCGGCCCCGACACCTGGACAGCATGGCCCGACCCACTCGGCGACGGCCAGACCGACCAGGTCATCAGCACCGTTGCCCGAACAAACCCCGTCTGA
- a CDS encoding alpha/beta fold hydrolase encodes MDPVVTQSELRGAGVTLAADRWDPPSQETGGSGVDRKGVVLLLHGGGQTRHSWRNTGRSLAADGWSAIAVDARGHGDSQWAPDGDYGIDALVADLTSVVAELGEKPVLVGASMGGMTSLIGQGENPELARGLVLVDIAPKVETSGTAEIMAFMRSGLEGFASLDEAAAAIAAYTPNRVRKPNPDGLRKNLRLRDGRWFWHWDPAFLRQGDEPTRQADSIVRYERARKAAAAVAVPTMLVRGKESKVVSEEGAKELLELIPSAKLIDVTGAGHMVAGDDNDVFSGGLTGFLDEDIIAARY; translated from the coding sequence ATGGATCCCGTAGTCACACAGTCCGAACTCCGCGGTGCCGGTGTCACGCTCGCTGCCGACCGGTGGGATCCGCCGTCCCAGGAGACCGGCGGATCGGGTGTCGACAGGAAAGGCGTGGTGCTGTTGCTGCACGGCGGCGGGCAGACCCGGCATTCCTGGCGAAACACCGGGCGCAGCCTCGCGGCGGACGGGTGGTCCGCCATCGCGGTGGACGCACGCGGGCATGGGGACAGTCAGTGGGCGCCGGACGGGGACTACGGCATCGATGCACTGGTTGCCGACCTCACGTCGGTCGTCGCGGAGTTGGGGGAGAAGCCGGTGCTCGTCGGTGCCTCGATGGGCGGGATGACGTCGTTGATCGGGCAGGGGGAGAACCCGGAGCTCGCTCGCGGTCTGGTCTTGGTTGATATCGCACCGAAGGTCGAAACCAGCGGCACCGCGGAGATCATGGCGTTCATGCGCAGTGGCCTCGAGGGTTTCGCGAGCCTCGACGAGGCTGCGGCGGCGATCGCGGCGTATACCCCGAACCGGGTGCGTAAGCCCAACCCGGACGGGTTGCGTAAGAACCTGCGTCTGCGTGATGGCCGCTGGTTCTGGCATTGGGATCCGGCGTTCCTGCGCCAGGGCGACGAACCGACTCGTCAGGCGGATTCGATCGTGCGGTACGAACGCGCACGGAAGGCCGCGGCTGCGGTCGCGGTTCCCACGATGCTGGTGCGTGGCAAGGAGTCGAAAGTGGTCAGCGAGGAAGGCGCCAAGGAGCTGCTCGAGCTGATTCCGTCCGCGAAGCTGATCGACGTGACCGGGGCCGGGCATATGGTCGCCGGCGACGACAACGATGTCTTCAGTGGCGGATTGACGGGATTTCTCGACGAAGACATTATCGCAGCGCGTTACTGA
- a CDS encoding enoyl-CoA hydratase-related protein: MPETGTHDAIILERHGEIAVVRLNRPHQLNAFTNAMCYRLIEIFDETDADDEVRAVVITGTGRAFCAGADLAAGGDTFVLDDDPETGGAPADTGGQVSLRIYRSLKPVIAAINGPAAGVGVTMTLPADIRIASETAKFGFVFTRRGLVPEACSTWFLPRAVGISTAVEWTVGGKMVSAVEALERGLVRELVPADQVLERALDIARELVSGTSPVSAALTRQLMWRMLGASDPEVAHRAESIGIYVRGTADDVREGVDAFLEKREPKFPNRVTDGLPNLFE; this comes from the coding sequence GTGCCGGAAACCGGTACCCACGATGCAATAATACTCGAGCGGCACGGGGAGATCGCGGTTGTGCGATTGAACCGTCCCCACCAGCTCAATGCGTTCACCAACGCAATGTGCTATCGGCTCATCGAAATCTTCGACGAGACCGACGCAGACGACGAGGTCCGTGCGGTAGTCATCACCGGAACGGGACGGGCCTTCTGTGCGGGAGCCGATCTCGCAGCCGGCGGCGACACCTTCGTGCTGGATGACGACCCGGAGACCGGAGGCGCACCGGCCGACACGGGCGGTCAGGTCTCGCTGAGAATCTACCGTTCCCTCAAGCCGGTAATCGCCGCGATCAACGGACCGGCCGCGGGTGTCGGCGTCACCATGACCCTGCCGGCCGATATTCGCATCGCGTCGGAAACCGCGAAGTTCGGGTTCGTGTTCACGCGTCGCGGACTGGTCCCCGAGGCCTGCTCGACCTGGTTCCTTCCGCGGGCCGTCGGTATCTCGACGGCCGTCGAGTGGACAGTGGGTGGCAAGATGGTCTCGGCAGTCGAAGCGCTCGAACGAGGACTCGTCCGTGAACTCGTACCCGCCGATCAAGTGCTCGAGCGGGCACTCGACATCGCGCGGGAACTCGTCTCCGGTACCTCACCGGTGTCGGCAGCTCTGACCCGACAGCTGATGTGGCGGATGCTTGGTGCGTCCGACCCTGAGGTAGCACATCGGGCCGAGTCGATCGGCATCTACGTCCGCGGCACCGCGGACGACGTGCGTGAAGGTGTCGACGCATTTCTCGAGAAGCGCGAGCCGAAGTTCCCGAACCGGGTTACGGATGGATTGCCGAACCTGTTCGAGTAG
- a CDS encoding class I adenylate-forming enzyme family protein has translation MAATVGSALHWWAKTKGEQDALTVAGETLTYRELQDWSSRIARKIVDLEIQPGQRVGVLGPNSLTWPVIALGVLKAGGVLIPLNPRFKPAELRKVVDDAGAVLVVMPNEFAQTVDAARELGRTFDTLSFDELAPLRAGEQDDFRIDLEPDEPTALLFTSGSTGMSKGVICTNRTLLNIVFEASLTEEGFRPGSTSLLVLPLVFTPGLVWGLVMTTVLGGKLIIEKEFDPGRAAQLLGEHHVQAIFGVPLIFEAISRSPEFADADLSSLRTAIVGGAAVAPALLQRWADKGVALRQIYGMTEAGGVATATLVAEAFDHPDTCGYGSIFTEVKVVRPDGTDAAPGEEGEILLRGPGVTPGYWNDAESTTAALQNNWLHSGDLGTLDDEGRVKFVDRLKDLIITGGINISPVEIERVISEIPGVEEVAVIAAADERFGETPAAIVTVKDGVDAAAIIEHCDRLVADYKVPRYVVIRDEPLPRLPSGKLSKTAIRSEYRDVAERFDKVR, from the coding sequence ATGGCTGCCACCGTCGGCTCGGCATTGCATTGGTGGGCGAAGACCAAGGGAGAGCAGGACGCGCTCACCGTGGCGGGTGAAACCCTCACATACCGCGAACTCCAGGACTGGTCCAGTCGTATCGCCCGGAAGATCGTGGACCTCGAAATCCAACCGGGTCAACGAGTCGGCGTGCTAGGCCCGAATTCGCTGACGTGGCCGGTGATCGCACTGGGCGTCCTCAAGGCCGGCGGCGTACTGATCCCGCTCAACCCACGGTTCAAGCCGGCGGAGCTCCGCAAGGTTGTCGACGACGCCGGCGCCGTCCTGGTCGTCATGCCAAACGAGTTCGCGCAGACGGTCGACGCGGCGCGCGAACTGGGTCGCACCTTCGACACGCTCTCATTCGACGAGCTCGCGCCCCTACGCGCGGGAGAACAGGACGACTTCCGCATCGATCTCGAACCCGACGAACCGACCGCCCTCCTCTTCACGAGTGGCTCCACCGGAATGTCCAAGGGTGTGATCTGCACGAACCGGACGTTGCTCAATATCGTCTTCGAGGCGTCACTCACCGAGGAAGGCTTCCGGCCCGGGTCCACATCACTGCTGGTGTTGCCATTGGTTTTCACCCCCGGCCTGGTATGGGGGCTGGTCATGACAACGGTGCTCGGCGGAAAGCTGATCATCGAGAAGGAGTTCGATCCGGGCCGCGCGGCTCAGCTTCTCGGCGAACACCATGTCCAGGCCATCTTCGGTGTGCCGTTGATCTTCGAGGCGATCTCGCGTTCACCCGAGTTCGCGGACGCCGACCTGTCCTCCTTGCGCACCGCGATCGTCGGCGGCGCCGCGGTCGCTCCGGCACTGTTGCAGCGCTGGGCGGACAAGGGCGTCGCACTGCGACAGATCTACGGCATGACCGAGGCCGGCGGTGTCGCCACCGCCACCCTCGTCGCCGAAGCCTTCGACCACCCCGACACGTGTGGATACGGCTCGATCTTCACCGAAGTGAAGGTGGTCCGTCCGGACGGCACCGATGCCGCTCCCGGTGAAGAGGGCGAAATCCTCCTGCGCGGTCCGGGCGTCACCCCCGGCTACTGGAACGACGCCGAGTCGACGACGGCAGCCTTGCAGAACAACTGGCTGCACAGCGGCGACCTCGGCACCCTCGACGACGAAGGACGCGTCAAGTTCGTCGACCGGCTCAAAGACCTCATCATCACCGGCGGCATCAATATCTCGCCGGTCGAGATCGAGCGGGTCATCTCGGAGATTCCCGGTGTCGAGGAAGTCGCTGTCATCGCAGCCGCTGACGAGCGCTTCGGCGAAACCCCGGCGGCGATCGTCACGGTGAAGGATGGCGTCGATGCAGCGGCAATCATCGAACACTGCGACCGGCTCGTGGCCGACTACAAGGTTCCGCGCTACGTGGTGATCCGGGACGAGCCGCTGCCGCGGCTCCCCAGTGGCAAGCTCTCGAAGACGGCGATCCGATCCGAATACCGGGACGTGGCTGAACGATTCGACAAGGTCCGCTGA